TGAGCTGAATCTGATCCTTCAGAAGTTCCAGTGTGTTCTGATCAAAACCTCTCATCATTATATTTTCGCTCTCTCCGGAGAGATGAATCAACCCCCATCTTGATATCTCCATATCCACATGTTTTACTTCCGGTGCATTTGCAAGGAGATACTCTCCGTCAGAAAGCCGCATTCCAGGGGAGCGTGAGGCTGAAATTCTGTTCTCTTCTGAGGTATCATTACTTTCCCAGAACCACACATTTCCAATCCAGTTTACCATCCGTTCATTCAGGTACACATCGATACCTCCTATGAGGGTAAGCATAGTGACCAGTGAAGCAACTCCAAGCATCACTCCAAGAATCGAAAGAAAGGAACGAAGCTTATGGTTTGACATTTCGACAAGTGCCGTTCTTGATCCAACAAAAACCGATTTCAGAAGTGAGAAAGTGAACCGGATCGGATTAAAAGATGAATGTGCCATATCAGTACCTCAGCGCTTCCACAGGTTGCATTGAAGCAGCACGCAGGGCGGGGAACAATCCGCTGAGCAAACCCGTTAGTATAGTAAAGGTGACTGCGATCAGGTAGTCCGGAATTGTAAGCTGAGGCTGAATAGGAAAGAGATCTGCCGGAAGCATTGTGATTGAAGTTCCTGCGACTATTCCCAATATCCCGCCAAGAAAAGAAAAGGTAACCGCCTCGATAATAAACTGGGCAAAAAGATCCGCTTTTTTTGCGCCAAGGGCTTTACGTACGCCGATCTCTCTTATCCTGTCCCCTATTGTGGCAAACATAATATTCATTATGCTGATTCCTCCTACAAGAAGAGAAATGAATGCAATGCTGGTCAGAATAATTTTAAGACCACGGGAAGCAGAGCGCATCTCTTCGATCTTCACTTCGTTTGAAGTAATATCAAAATCGGCAACACCCCGGTGAATGGTTTTCAACTCCTGAGTGATTTCAATTATGGCCCGGGGAACTTTGTCAACGCTTGAAAGCTCTATGGCCGCTTCACTGATAGTGGCATCGGGTTTAGAAAAACGGTTCACATATGAGGAGTAGGGTATAAGAATCTGTCTTGCCCGCCACGAGAAATCATCATCTGTATGTATAATCCCAACAACCTCAAATGGGGTGCCCTCTATGTTGATTTTTCTACCCAGGGCACTCTGGTGACTTCCGAAGAGCCTTTGTGCAATCCGGCGTCCGATTATACAGACTGGTCTTCCACGATGGTGATCTGCGAGAGTGAACTCTGAGCCCAGCCCTGTCTGGTAATTGTAAACCCTGAAGTGGTCTGGGCTGATGGCTGTGACCCTTGACCAGAATCTTCTTCCCCTTGCATTAACCCGCATACGACTTTCTTGCTGGGGCAGAACGGACCTGACATAGTCAAACCTCTTAGCCGCATATTCTACATTTTGAATTTTAAGGCCCGGAGAGCGTCCGAAACTGATACGCTCCTCAAGCGTAACCGGACTGCGCTGATTTACAGTTACTATGCTCAGCCCGCCTATTTCATTGAGATTGCTACGGATATTCTCTTCCATTGCTCTGATAAATGAGATGTTTACCAGTAAGCTGGTCACTCCGAGAAAAATACCCAGACTCGTTATAAATGAACGGGTTTTGTTTGAGCTCAGCTCAAGGAGGCTGAGTTTGAAATTGACAAAAACCAAGCTTCTGACTTTCGACAGGTTCACCCTACAATTCTCCCGTCATCCAGTCTGATGGTTCTTTGGGCCTTGGCAGCTACTTCATCCTCATGTGTGATAACAAGGATTGTATTGCCCTCGCTGTGGAGAGTAGAGAAGACGTTAAGGATTTCACCGGTGGTGTGAGAGTCAAGATTCCCGGTTGGCTCGTCGGCAAGAATAATGGACGGCTTTTTTACCAGGGCCCTTGCAATGGCCGCTCTTTGTTTCTGTCCCCCGGAAAGTTCGTTGGGCTTGTGGTGCCTTCTGTCCCAGATATCGAGCATCTTAAGCACCCTTTCGATTCTGGGTTTACGCTCAGAGGCATTTACATTACCGTATATCAAAGGCAGTTCGACATTGAGGTAGAGATTGAGTTTAGGCAAAAGGTTGAAATTCTGAAACACAAAGCCTATCTCCGTGGATCGGATTTCAGCAAGCTGATTCTGGCTGAGGGTGGATATCTCTGTGCCTGTGATTCTGTACTCTCCTGATGATGGGATGTCAAGACAGCCAAGAATGTTGAGCAGAGTGGATTTGCCGGCGCCACTATGCCCCATGATTGCCACATAATCGCCCTGATTGACTTTGAAGTTGACGTTTTTAAGAACCGGTACTTCCTGTTTCCCAAGCCTGTAGCTTTTATTCAGGTTAATTGTTTCGATTACAGGAGTCATATATCTACTATCGTCTCCTTCTTCCTGCAGAGGGGTGAGCTCCCTGAGGACCTTCTCCATATCTGAAGTAAATTTTTTCCCCGCCACTGAGCCCGGATACAATCTCGTAGTTGCGGTAATCTGTGGATCCGGTCTGCACCTCGACTTCTTCGGTATAGGTATTGTCTTCGGTCTGCCTGCTGACAACCCGGACAAAACTTCTCTCACCGCTTTTTCTCACGAAGTGATATGGTACTGCCACTTCCACATCTTTTTCAAGGATAACAAATTCAACGTTGACATTTATTCCCGGGGCAATACCGGGGATAAGGGAGTCGATGGATGCCCTTACCTCAAAGCTGCCAAGCTCATCCATATCTCTTCTCTGCGCGCTCAGGGAGATAAATCGAATCGATCCATTTGTTTCTGTATTTTCAATAGCTTCGGGCCGTATAATTACATTCTGTCCCTGTCTGAGGTGTATGTAGTCAACTTCACCGATTGACGTTATGACTTCGAGCTGACTTATATCGGCAATAGTGCCGATGGCTGTTCCGCTTTGAAATCCGGAAACTGCGCTCACAGCAATTTCCCCCTCCTTTACAAGTAAACTGGTTACCACTCCATCGAGGGGTGATGTGACAACGGTTTTACTAAGCTGTTCATCGATATCTTTCAGTTCAAGGAGCTGTTGCTGGTAATTTATGGATGCCAGTTCATGGGCGATACGGAAATCCTCTACATTGCGGTTTGAGACAGATCCTGTTTTTTGAAGCTGCTGAGCATTTTCGTAGTCCCGTCTGGCTTTTTGTCTGTCAAGATCAGCTCTTCTTATGCTGAGCCGCAGTTTCTCCCTTTGGGTCCTCAGCCGTGAGGGATCAATTACGATGATTGTATCACCGCGGGAAACTTCCTGTCCCTCTTTGACAGCAACCCTTTCGATCCTACCGCTTGCTTCACTCTGGAGGTCTACATTGACCACCGGCTGCACAAGCCCAGTCCTTGAGATTACATCCCTCAGGCTGGCCTCACCTGCTGTTGCAAAGTCTTCATAAAGACGTGAGTCGCTCTCATTGCCTGAGCAAGAAATCAGCAAGAACATAAATAATATTGCCGGAATCTTAAAAATCAGTAATTTTTTCATTTCAGATGTACTCCGAATTGTTCAAATAATTTGCCTGTTATTTCTTCAAATACGATTTGAAATCGTTTCATTTCTATTTTGGCCTGCACTGCATCGATCTCTGCAGAGGCAAGTTCGTTTTGAGCATTTATCAGGGAAAGACGATCCTCTGTGCCAAGTTCGTATCCCTGTTTAACTGCCTCATACTGCTTTTGCGCAAGTTCAGCTGTCAAGTTAGCAAAATGAAGCTGTAATTTATCCTGTTGCCATTTATGTAAAAGCTCATCAAAGTAAAATTCTCTGTCAACCTCGTGCTGCTCTGTGCTGTACTCATTCATGGTCAAACTGAGCTCATGTTTTTTCTTCTCCGCCCTTGCTGAAGTGGCTGGAAGTGAGTAATTGAGGACAAATTCAATTGAACCGGAATTACCCGGAAGCTCCTGGGGGAAAAATTCTGACCAGCGTTCCTCGTGAGTGTAACTGGCCCTGACATTTAGCTCAGGTAAAAGGGCATTTCTGCTCTGTTGAATACGAAGGGAAGTGAGCTGCTGCATTCTTTCCAGCACCTCTCCTTCGGGATCATACCGTCGTGCCAGTCTGAGAAATTCCTCGGGCTCAGGAATATCGGGAATGGTTACTTCGATTGAATCAGGCAATACAATCGAATCAATCTCAGTGCGTAAAACAGAAGCAAGCCTCAGAAGAGTGTTTCGTGTGCGGTTTTGTGAAGAAAGAAGATCTCTCTGTGCATTTACAACCTGAAGAGATGCGCTAAGGGTGTCAAGCTGGGAGGCCTCTCCTAAAGCGAATCTTTGGCGCTCAGTAAAGAGATGTCGTTTGGCCTGCTCATATCGACGCTGACTAATTTTGTCAAGCTCCCTCTGCTCATAGACACTCCAGTAGAAGTTCCTGATATCAGATAGTGTTGAAAGTATTTGCTGCTCTCTTTGGGTAGATAGTATCTCATTGTTAAGTGAGGTGATTTGTATCTCCACATCAACCGGTGAATTACTCCAGGCATTTCTCAAAAGGGGCTGTTCTATACCAGCGCTGAATTTAGTTGAGTTTGCCCTGAGTGAGCCGCCTCGCTGTGAGCCCAGATTCTGCTCTGCGGTACCGAAAAGAGTTCCGCCTCCGGGTATGCGCTGTGAAATCGTGCCTGTGGCTCTGCTTATCGAAAGTGAGTCATCAAGTACACTGTTTAGATTGATTGAAAACTGTGGCAGCCTTGCGGAAGATACACTTAACATTGTAAGAGAATCCCTTTGGGATTCGAGCTGGTAAACTCTGATATCTGTATTCAGGGAAAGAGCCTTTAACACTACATCCCTTTCGGTTAATCCACCTGCAGAAAGAAATGTAAAGGCTGCCAGAATCAGTAGTGCTGAATAGATCATATAACTGAACGCTTCTCTGTTAAGTTTGTATTAGTGGCAAAAAAAATGGATTAATAAGCGAAAAACAGCTTTCGGTCAATATGAGACAGAAGTTGAGAAGTGACCTGACCGAACTGATGAGATTACATTCCGGACAGGCCGTTTATTGTTGCGCTTAAGACTAAAGAGCTCAACAATAACGGCCGCCCCTTTTTAAATATGTATGGCTGATCCGTTAGCCTGTTTTGCACACTCCATAACAGCTTCGGAAAGTGTTGGATGAGCATGAATCATATCGGTTACATCATGTGGTGTTAATCCTTTAGTCTTGGCAAGAAGAAGCTGATGGATCAGCTCTGTTGCCTGCGCACCAACGATATGCCCTCCAATAATCTCTTCGGTTTCAGGATCGAGAAGTATTTTCACCATCCCATCAGGCTCCCCTATGGCAACGGCTTTACCCGTTCCACGATAAGGGAAGAGTGACTTTTTAAAGGAGATGTTTCTCTCAACAGCTTTCTCTTCTGTAAGTCCAAAGCCAGCCAGCTGCGGCTCACAGTATACCGCGCCAGGAACTGATAGAAAATCTACCTTTGAAATTTTTGACGGAATGCCCGCAATATGCTCAACAGCGATCTCCCCCTCCTTTGAAGCCACATGGGCAAGAAGCGGAGTGGGGGTGAGATCCCCGATCGCGTAAATCGATTCAACACTGGTCTGGTAGTAGGGACCAGTTTTTACATACCCATATTCTGTTTCAATATTGAATTGTTCAAGCCCTAAGTTTTCAATATTCGGTACCCTGCCGGTAACAACCAATATCTTGTCCGCAGTAATTTCAGAAGTTTCACCCTTTTCGTTTTCAAGGGTCACTTCTGCACCTTCTGAAGATTTCCTCAGAGAAACTGCTTTTGTTGAGGTATGTATCTGGATCCCTCTTTTAGTGAATGATCGCTTTAAGACGTTTGTTATCTCCCTGTCTTCGAGGGGAAGAATCCTGTCCATCATCTCAACCAATACGACTTCTGAGCCGAATGCGTTCAGAATATGGGCGAACTCACAACCGATCGCTCCTGCTCCGAGGATCAGTGTGCGGGGTGGAATTTTTTTCAGCATAAGTGCTTCGTTGGAGGAGAGTACAGTCTCCCCATCGAATTCAAACCCTTTAAGTTCTCTGGGTCTGGAACCTGTTGCAAGTATGATTGCACGGGCAGAAATCACTTTTTCCTCACCTATAGAAATCTCATGTTCAGATTTAAGAGATCCTCTTCCGTTAATTACTTCAACGCCGTTTTTTTTGAGCAGATAGGCGATTCCTTTGGAGAGTGAATCTGCAGCTTTTCTGGAAGCCTTAAAAACCGATTCATAACTGAACCCGGTTTTGTCAACTGATATCCCCATCGCTTCGAGCCGCGGGGTGTTGCGGAATATTTCTGCCTGATGGATAATAGCCTTGGAGGGGATGCAGCCAATATTCAGGCAAACTCCACCCAGCTTATCTTCTTCAATGATAACGGTTTTTAAATTGAGCTGAGAAGCACGTATCGCTGCAACATATCCTCCGGGACCGGAACCTATCACAGCAACATCGTAATCATAATTAGTCATACTATCCCCACAAACTGTAGTGAATTTGTCAAAATGATGGCAACCATTGCCCAAAATGTATCACTTAATTTCAATTATTATAAATTAATACATTATTCTCCACTGTTGAAGGGAAAAAGAAATTTGGGAGGTTTTTGACATGGGGGACAAAGTGGAAAACCCACCCGACTTCAGGGGGAGTTTTGCTTTAAAACATTTTGCCCAGAAATGCGCACACCGCATGCTCCACTCTCATTATTCTGCTTCCCATACTTATTACACTGCATCCCTGCTTTTTCATCAGTTCTATCTCAAAAGGAATGAAGCCTCCTTCCGGGCCGATAATCAGTACCGCCGGAGATCGGAGCTTTGATGGTGCGGGGAGCGAGTCGTAGGGGTGGGCAATGTAGGCGGTTTTTGATTCTGCAATCCCGGGAAGTTCATCCTCGGCAAAAGGTCTGAATTGTCTTCTGATATGAATCTTGGGAACTGCAGTATCAACCGCTTGTTCAAGAGCCTTGTACATCAGAGAATTCAGGTGAGATTCCTGAAGTACGGGAGTTGACCAGTAGCTTTTATCAACTCTCCAGCTTTTGATTATGTACATCTCCTTGACACCCATAACAGTTGCTGCCTCAATGACTTTTTTAAGGCTTTTGGGTCTGGGGAGTGCTACAATCAGTGTGCATGGAAGAGCTGGCGGTGGATCATCGCTCAGCAATGTTTCCATATGGCATTCATTTTCTTCAAGGCAAATGACCCTGCCTCTTCCCAGTTTGCCATTCAGCTTGCCGACTTTCAGAATCGAATCTGTCTTTGCTTTAAGCACCTGGGTAATATGTTTTAGCCGGTAAGAGTCCCTGATAACTACTCTGCTTTCGCTGTAATAATCATCATTGAACAGAAGAATGTGGTTCATTTTCTCTCACACCGGCAGAAAGGAAAAAGGCTGTTGAAAATAATTTCATTTGACGTGTATTATTCTTTTTACATATGATCCGGCTTCATTGCTGAATCGGGCAAACAGCGGCCCCCTGGAAAAGGGGCGGGGGAAAGTTATGCTGTTTGCGCCTGAAAATGGATCATATATTTTGGTGCCGAAAATTCTTCCCTGTGCATCGAAAAGAGAAACCGTTGTTTTCTGCCTGTCTGAATCATGGAAAAAGATTTGTAAATCCCGGGAGAGTTTGTAGGAAACATTGTTGTTGAAGGCGTAGTTCGCAGAACGGGTAGAAGATCTGATGGACGATGAATTTGTGATCTTTATCAGCCTGATATTATCAAAAGTGATGTCTGCCGGTTCTGTTCCTAAATTGAATGCAAGGCGGGCACCGGAATGGTCCTCAGTGGCTGTGAACTGAAAACCAAAGGTTGACATCCTATCTGAAAGCATGACTCCCTCAGTGGAAGCAAAATTTGTGTAGGGTTCCTCAGACATACCGACTGATGCGCTGATAGACACCGGCGCACTTGAACGTGCATCGAACAATACAATGTATTCTGAATTTTTTTCCAGATCTATTTCTCCCTGCGTAAGCTGAATCTGCCACGTTGCCTGAGGCTTCTTAGTTACCGTTATTACAAGTTCTTCATCCTGTATCTTAGAACTTGCTGAACCGGATTGATCCCATACTCCAAACACCCATGGTCTCATCCCCGAAGAAAAATCCCCATTG
The sequence above is a segment of the Chitinispirillum alkaliphilum genome. Coding sequences within it:
- a CDS encoding Macrolide export ATP-binding/permease protein MacB, yielding MNLSKVRSLVFVNFKLSLLELSSNKTRSFITSLGIFLGVTSLLVNISFIRAMEENIRSNLNEIGGLSIVTVNQRSPVTLEERISFGRSPGLKIQNVEYAAKRFDYVRSVLPQQESRMRVNARGRRFWSRVTAISPDHFRVYNYQTGLGSEFTLADHHRGRPVCIIGRRIAQRLFGSHQSALGRKINIEGTPFEVVGIIHTDDDFSWRARQILIPYSSYVNRFSKPDATISEAAIELSSVDKVPRAIIEITQELKTIHRGVADFDITSNEVKIEEMRSASRGLKIILTSIAFISLLVGGISIMNIMFATIGDRIREIGVRKALGAKKADLFAQFIIEAVTFSFLGGILGIVAGTSITMLPADLFPIQPQLTIPDYLIAVTFTILTGLLSGLFPALRAASMQPVEALRY
- a CDS encoding macrolide transporter ATP-binding /permease protein, with the protein product MTPVIETINLNKSYRLGKQEVPVLKNVNFKVNQGDYVAIMGHSGAGKSTLLNILGCLDIPSSGEYRITGTEISTLSQNQLAEIRSTEIGFVFQNFNLLPKLNLYLNVELPLIYGNVNASERKPRIERVLKMLDIWDRRHHKPNELSGGQKQRAAIARALVKKPSIILADEPTGNLDSHTTGEILNVFSTLHSEGNTILVITHEDEVAAKAQRTIRLDDGRIVG
- a CDS encoding efflux transporter, RND family, MFP subunit, with translation MKKLLIFKIPAILFMFLLISCSGNESDSRLYEDFATAGEASLRDVISRTGLVQPVVNVDLQSEASGRIERVAVKEGQEVSRGDTIIVIDPSRLRTQREKLRLSIRRADLDRQKARRDYENAQQLQKTGSVSNRNVEDFRIAHELASINYQQQLLELKDIDEQLSKTVVTSPLDGVVTSLLVKEGEIAVSAVSGFQSGTAIGTIADISQLEVITSIGEVDYIHLRQGQNVIIRPEAIENTETNGSIRFISLSAQRRDMDELGSFEVRASIDSLIPGIAPGINVNVEFVILEKDVEVAVPYHFVRKSGERSFVRVVSRQTEDNTYTEEVEVQTGSTDYRNYEIVSGLSGGEKIYFRYGEGPQGAHPSAGRRRR
- a CDS encoding outer membrane efflux protein; the protein is MIYSALLILAAFTFLSAGGLTERDVVLKALSLNTDIRVYQLESQRDSLTMLSVSSARLPQFSINLNSVLDDSLSISRATGTISQRIPGGGTLFGTAEQNLGSQRGGSLRANSTKFSAGIEQPLLRNAWSNSPVDVEIQITSLNNEILSTQREQQILSTLSDIRNFYWSVYEQRELDKISQRRYEQAKRHLFTERQRFALGEASQLDTLSASLQVVNAQRDLLSSQNRTRNTLLRLASVLRTEIDSIVLPDSIEVTIPDIPEPEEFLRLARRYDPEGEVLERMQQLTSLRIQQSRNALLPELNVRASYTHEERWSEFFPQELPGNSGSIEFVLNYSLPATSARAEKKKHELSLTMNEYSTEQHEVDREFYFDELLHKWQQDKLQLHFANLTAELAQKQYEAVKQGYELGTEDRLSLINAQNELASAEIDAVQAKIEMKRFQIVFEEITGKLFEQFGVHLK
- a CDS encoding Dihydrolipoamide dehydrogenase — protein: MTNYDYDVAVIGSGPGGYVAAIRASQLNLKTVIIEEDKLGGVCLNIGCIPSKAIIHQAEIFRNTPRLEAMGISVDKTGFSYESVFKASRKAADSLSKGIAYLLKKNGVEVINGRGSLKSEHEISIGEEKVISARAIILATGSRPRELKGFEFDGETVLSSNEALMLKKIPPRTLILGAGAIGCEFAHILNAFGSEVVLVEMMDRILPLEDREITNVLKRSFTKRGIQIHTSTKAVSLRKSSEGAEVTLENEKGETSEITADKILVVTGRVPNIENLGLEQFNIETEYGYVKTGPYYQTSVESIYAIGDLTPTPLLAHVASKEGEIAVEHIAGIPSKISKVDFLSVPGAVYCEPQLAGFGLTEEKAVERNISFKKSLFPYRGTGKAVAIGEPDGMVKILLDPETEEIIGGHIVGAQATELIHQLLLAKTKGLTPHDVTDMIHAHPTLSEAVMECAKQANGSAIHI
- a CDS encoding putative methyltransferase PA5071, coding for MNHILLFNDDYYSESRVVIRDSYRLKHITQVLKAKTDSILKVGKLNGKLGRGRVICLEENECHMETLLSDDPPPALPCTLIVALPRPKSLKKVIEAATVMGVKEMYIIKSWRVDKSYWSTPVLQESHLNSLMYKALEQAVDTAVPKIHIRRQFRPFAEDELPGIAESKTAYIAHPYDSLPAPSKLRSPAVLIIGPEGGFIPFEIELMKKQGCSVISMGSRIMRVEHAVCAFLGKMF